One region of Candidatus Wallbacteria bacterium genomic DNA includes:
- a CDS encoding RNA polymerase sigma factor: protein MDIAEMFEAFSDQLTCYATGISRDRDLAEDLVSETFGRALRNRELLQMLPDYKVRSWLYRVLKNIFIDQRRRAVLEAAFYEDSEAYESDGFEKMEYRQFLEILPDALREVIVKKYWLNMNSSEIAESLSIPASTVRFRLSRALGLLRKNLE, encoded by the coding sequence ATGGACATCGCAGAAATGTTTGAAGCTTTCTCTGATCAGCTGACCTGCTATGCAACCGGCATCTCCCGCGACAGGGACCTGGCCGAAGACCTGGTATCAGAAACCTTCGGCCGCGCCCTTCGGAACCGGGAGCTTCTGCAGATGCTCCCTGATTACAAGGTAAGATCCTGGCTTTACAGAGTGCTGAAAAACATCTTCATCGACCAGAGGCGAAGAGCGGTTCTGGAAGCAGCCTTTTACGAAGACAGCGAAGCCTATGAATCTGACGGCTTTGAAAAAATGGAATACCGGCAGTTCCTGGAGATTCTGCCTGACGCTCTGCGGGAAGTGATCGTAAAGAAATACTGGCTGAACATGAACAGTTCAGAGATCGCTGAATCCCTTTCCATACCTGCTTCCACAGTCAGGTTCAGGCTCAGTCGGGCATTGGGGCTCTTGCGAAAAAACCTGGAGTGA